The Eubacteriaceae bacterium Marseille-Q4139 genome has a window encoding:
- the infC gene encoding translation initiation factor IF-3, with product MINEQIRDKEVRLIGENGEQLGIMSAKDAYKMARDAELDLVKIAPTAKPPVCKIIDYGKYKYEMIRKEKEARKKQKVIEVKEVRLSPNIDTNDLNTKIGSARKFIEKGNKVKITLRFRGREIAHMNQSKYILDDFAEKLSDIAVIDKPSKVEGRSMVMFLTAKR from the coding sequence ATGATTAACGAACAGATTCGGGATAAGGAAGTTCGTTTGATTGGGGAGAACGGAGAGCAGCTTGGAATCATGTCCGCAAAGGATGCCTACAAAATGGCCCGCGACGCGGAACTGGACCTGGTGAAGATCGCGCCGACTGCAAAGCCGCCGGTCTGCAAAATCATCGACTACGGCAAATATAAGTACGAGATGATCCGCAAGGAGAAGGAAGCCAGGAAAAAGCAGAAGGTTATCGAGGTAAAGGAAGTCAGACTTTCCCCGAACATTGATACCAACGATTTGAATACCAAGATCGGCTCAGCCAGGAAATTCATCGAAAAAGGGAACAAAGTAAAGATTACCCTTCGTTTCCGCGGCCGTGAAATTGCCCATATGAACCAGTCGAAGTACATTCTGGATGACTTCGCTGAAAAGCTTTCCGATATCGCTGTGATCGACAAGCCTTCCAAGGTAGAGGGAAGAAGCATGGTTATGTTTTTAACTGCAAAAAGATAG
- a CDS encoding DUF1540 domain-containing protein has translation MTRLECSVKTCVHNSENCCCKSGIYVEGQAAKNCCDTCCGSFEENRGGMFKNLFKTPETKLMVDCDAVNCVYNDDHQCRAERISIAGDGAKTVGQTECKSFKTK, from the coding sequence GTGACAAGACTGGAATGTTCGGTAAAGACATGCGTCCACAACTCGGAAAACTGCTGCTGCAAGAGCGGGATCTATGTGGAAGGCCAGGCGGCGAAAAACTGCTGCGATACCTGCTGCGGAAGCTTTGAGGAGAACCGCGGCGGCATGTTCAAGAACCTGTTCAAAACACCGGAGACGAAGCTCATGGTGGACTGTGACGCCGTAAACTGCGTCTACAACGACGACCACCAGTGCCGCGCAGAGAGGATTTCCATTGCCGGCGACGGCGCAAAGACCGTCGGCCAGACGGAATGCAAGAGCTTCAAGACGAAATAA
- a CDS encoding helix-turn-helix domain-containing protein gives MIDFSPLWATMARQDITQYRLLKDGIVDNKTLDGIKHNRNITLLTLERLCRYLNCTPNDIVRFLED, from the coding sequence ATGATTGACTTCAGTCCTCTATGGGCCACAATGGCCCGCCAGGACATCACACAGTACCGTTTGTTAAAGGACGGCATTGTTGATAATAAAACACTCGACGGAATCAAACACAACAGAAATATCACACTGCTCACACTGGAACGGCTTTGCAGATACCTGAACTGTACACCAAACGATATCGTCCGCTTTTTAGAGGACTGA
- a CDS encoding DUF5058 family protein, whose product MSVVEQVQQVSNSSILWLLCGITVLISALQAALYIRQSQKMTKKAGIDPRIPKEAFRVGCISAIGPALGVFIVMVGLMASIGGPMAWLRLSIIGAAATELSAANIGAEACGVALGSEQYTLVCLAVSWFTMALNGAGWLLFTGVATPSLETLRNKVSGGDMKWLVVLSGACSLGIFGYLNAGEVLKGIGNTIAVLVGAISMMILVKTVCKKVPKLMEYSLGIAMIIGMIFSVGYDQLFR is encoded by the coding sequence ATGAGTGTTGTTGAACAAGTCCAACAGGTATCAAATTCCTCAATCCTGTGGCTCCTCTGCGGAATCACGGTCTTAATCTCAGCCCTTCAGGCGGCCCTTTATATCAGGCAGAGCCAGAAGATGACGAAAAAGGCCGGAATTGATCCCAGAATCCCGAAGGAGGCGTTCCGCGTGGGCTGCATCTCCGCCATCGGGCCGGCTCTCGGCGTTTTTATCGTCATGGTGGGCCTCATGGCTTCCATCGGCGGCCCCATGGCCTGGCTGCGCCTTTCCATCATCGGTGCTGCCGCGACGGAGCTGTCGGCTGCCAACATCGGCGCTGAGGCCTGCGGTGTGGCCCTGGGCTCGGAGCAGTACACGCTTGTCTGCCTGGCTGTGTCCTGGTTTACCATGGCTTTAAACGGCGCCGGCTGGCTTTTATTCACAGGTGTGGCGACTCCGTCTCTGGAGACGCTCCGGAACAAGGTGTCCGGCGGCGATATGAAATGGCTGGTTGTTTTAAGCGGCGCCTGTTCTCTGGGAATTTTCGGCTATCTGAATGCCGGTGAGGTCTTAAAGGGCATCGGAAACACCATCGCTGTCCTTGTGGGCGCCATTTCCATGATGATCCTGGTGAAGACCGTCTGCAAAAAGGTACCGAAGTTAATGGAGTATTCCCTGGGAATCGCCATGATTATCGGCATGATATTTTCCGTCGGATATGACCAGTTATTCCGGTAA
- the rplT gene encoding 50S ribosomal protein L20, translating into MARIKGGLNAKKRHNRVLKLAKGYRGARSKQYRIAKQSVMRALKSSYAGRKERKRQFRQLWIARINAAARMNGLSYSKFMYGLKQAGVTLNRKVLSEMAINDAEGFAKLAELAKSKLA; encoded by the coding sequence ATGGCAAGAATTAAAGGTGGCTTAAACGCCAAGAAGAGACATAACAGAGTGCTGAAGTTAGCCAAAGGTTACAGAGGCGCCCGTTCCAAACAGTATAGAATTGCAAAACAGTCCGTAATGAGAGCATTAAAGAGCTCCTACGCAGGCAGAAAAGAGAGAAAGAGACAGTTCAGACAGCTCTGGATCGCACGTATCAACGCTGCTGCCAGAATGAACGGCCTTTCTTACAGCAAGTTTATGTACGGCTTAAAGCAGGCTGGCGTAACCTTAAACCGCAAGGTTCTGTCCGAGATGGCAATCAACGACGCAGAAGGCTTCGCAAAGCTGGCAGAGCTGGCAAAATCCAAGCTGGCATAA
- a CDS encoding alanine:cation symporter family protein has protein sequence MDLFNEILLKTNDILTGYVLLAALVGGGIWFTFQTGFVQVREFGHGWNRVFGGLFKKDKSKKKEEGGISSFQALTTAIAAQVGTGNLAGAATAIAAGGPGAIFWMWVSAFLGMATIFCEATLAQVYRTKGDDGQITGGPVYYIRAAFKGGFGKVLAGIFAVLITLALGLFGNAVQANSITDAFHTAFFSHVGNISLLGLEVPMDKLIVGIVLAIIAFLIFGGGISRIGQITEKMVPIMACFYLLGGLIIVIMNIANVPYMFASIIQGAFNPQAVCGGAFGVAMKEAVKKGVARGLFSNEAGMGSTPNAHAQANVDHPCQQGQVAIVSVFIDTFLVLNMTAFVIIGTKMLEPGSAAYVNGSLVEGITLTQTAFQAAFGSFGAIFIAICMLFFAFSTILGWYFFGETNVRYLFGAKAVKPYIALVCVFIILGSLMKVSTIWNMSDCFNSLMVVPNVIGLFALTGVVKKTYKEYKEDFLPKHPEN, from the coding sequence ATGGATCTTTTTAACGAAATCCTTTTAAAGACCAACGACATATTGACCGGATATGTCCTGCTGGCAGCCCTTGTGGGCGGCGGCATCTGGTTCACGTTCCAGACTGGCTTCGTCCAGGTTCGTGAATTCGGACACGGCTGGAACCGGGTTTTCGGCGGTCTCTTTAAAAAGGACAAATCCAAGAAAAAAGAAGAGGGCGGTATTTCTTCTTTCCAGGCTCTTACGACGGCCATTGCGGCTCAGGTAGGAACCGGAAACCTGGCAGGTGCTGCTACGGCTATCGCGGCAGGCGGCCCGGGCGCAATCTTCTGGATGTGGGTATCTGCATTTCTTGGAATGGCAACGATCTTCTGTGAGGCGACTCTGGCTCAGGTGTACCGGACCAAGGGCGACGACGGACAGATCACAGGCGGCCCTGTTTACTACATAAGGGCGGCTTTCAAGGGCGGCTTCGGCAAGGTGCTGGCAGGAATCTTCGCAGTCCTGATTACGCTTGCCCTCGGCCTATTCGGCAATGCAGTTCAGGCCAACTCCATCACGGATGCCTTCCATACGGCATTCTTCTCTCATGTTGGAAACATCAGCCTGCTTGGGCTTGAGGTTCCGATGGATAAGCTGATTGTCGGCATCGTTCTGGCAATTATCGCATTCCTGATCTTCGGCGGCGGTATCTCCCGTATCGGCCAGATCACGGAAAAAATGGTTCCGATTATGGCCTGCTTCTATCTGCTTGGCGGCCTGATTATCGTTATCATGAACATCGCCAATGTGCCGTATATGTTTGCTTCCATCATCCAGGGTGCATTTAATCCCCAGGCTGTATGCGGCGGCGCGTTCGGTGTTGCCATGAAGGAAGCTGTAAAGAAGGGCGTTGCAAGAGGCCTCTTCTCCAACGAAGCCGGTATGGGTTCCACGCCGAATGCACATGCACAGGCAAACGTGGATCATCCGTGCCAGCAGGGCCAGGTTGCAATCGTATCCGTATTTATTGATACGTTCCTGGTTCTCAACATGACGGCATTCGTTATCATCGGCACCAAGATGCTGGAGCCGGGTTCTGCCGCTTATGTGAATGGCAGCCTTGTAGAAGGTATTACCCTGACCCAGACAGCGTTCCAGGCAGCGTTTGGTTCCTTCGGTGCGATCTTTATCGCAATCTGTATGCTGTTCTTTGCGTTCTCTACGATTCTCGGCTGGTACTTCTTCGGTGAGACCAACGTGAGATACCTGTTCGGCGCAAAAGCAGTGAAACCGTATATCGCACTTGTATGTGTATTCATCATTCTTGGATCCCTGATGAAGGTTTCTACGATTTGGAACATGTCCGACTGCTTCAACTCCCTGATGGTTGTTCCCAACGTCATCGGCCTGTTTGCACTGACCGGAGTTGTGAAGAAGACCTACAAGGAATACAAGGAAGATTTCCTTCCGAAGCATCCGGAAAACTAA
- the rpmI gene encoding 50S ribosomal protein L35, which translates to MPKMKTSRAAAKRFKKTGTGLLVRNKAYKSHILTKKSTKRKRNLRKDIVTDSTNSKVMKKILPYL; encoded by the coding sequence ATGCCTAAAATGAAAACAAGCAGAGCAGCTGCAAAGCGTTTCAAAAAAACCGGAACAGGCCTGTTAGTAAGAAACAAAGCCTACAAATCCCATATCTTAACTAAGAAATCTACGAAGCGGAAAAGAAATCTGAGAAAAGACATCGTTACCGACAGCACCAACAGCAAGGTAATGAAGAAGATTTTACCGTATTTATAA